The sequence below is a genomic window from Thiomonas intermedia.
GATTCCACCTGCGGGTTGAGCTTCACCGTAGGCATGCCCTGATCGCCACTGCCCATACTGAGGCGGGCGCGTCCGTTGGAGATGTCGAGATAGAGCGTCTGGCCCGGAAAAATCCAGTGCGGATTACGGATCTGCTGCAGATTCATGCCCCACAGCTTGGGCCAGTTCCAGGGTTTGCGCAGATACATGCCGGCAATCGCCCAAAGGGTGTCGCCACGCTTGACGGTATAGGAAGAGGGAGCATTGGCGGCCAGCTCGCTGACCGGGACGCCGGTCTGGGCGGTCAGCTCGGCCTGCGCGCGCTGTGTCGGCGCGACGGGATAGTTGGGCAGGCCGTGCAGCGAGGGCGCGGGTGTGGCGGGGTCGGCCGCGTAGGCCGCCCACGGCGCGGAGCCCGCCAGCAACAAGACGGCCGCCAGTGCGTGGTGTCGCAAGCCGCGGTGTGAAACCCGGTTGAACAACGGGTGGTGGAAAGCCGGTTTCAGCATGGCGCAAGTCCCCAGATCAAAACGACGACCACATCCTGCGCGGTGTGGTTTATTGTGAATCTGCCCCCCGTGGAAATTTGCGATTCCAGGGCCCATATCTCAAGATTGTTGAGCACATTGTGCACGCAACACCTTGATGCGGCAATCAAATCACGGCGCGGGCGCCGTTTGGGAGGGTTCGCAGTTGCAAGAATGTTGCGAGCCCTGTGCCACGTGGCGGTGCGGTCGGAATGAGCCGCCCTGTTTTGGCAATGGGAAAGGCCCATTTCATCGGAAATAACTAAAATCGAATCCATGGACACTTTGACCATTCTTCAATATCCCGATCCGCGTCTCTACACCGTGGCCAAACCGGTTGCGGTCGTCGACGACAGGGTGCGGGCGCTGACCTCCGCCATGCTGGAAACCATGTACGCCTCCAACGGCGTCGGGCTGGCCGCCACTCAGGTGGATGTGCATGAGCGCATCATCGTGATGGACACCTCGGAAGAGCGCAACCGCCCGGTCGTGCTGATCAATCCGGAAATCGTCCGGCACAGCGCGGAGGAGAAGGAATGGGAGGAGGGCTGCCTGTCCGTTCCCGGTATCTACGACAAGGTCACGCGGCCGGCCACGGTCCGGGTCCGCGCGCTGGACGCGCAAGGCCAGTCTTTCGAGATGGACGCCGACGGCCTGACCGCGGTCTGCATCCAGCATGAGATGGACCATCTGCTGGGCAAGGTGTTCGTCGATTACCTCTCGGTGCTCAAGCGCAATCGCATCAAGACCAAGATGATCAAGCGTCAGAGGCAGGCCGCTTGATCGAGGCCCTGTCCACGCCCCTGGCCGCGCGACGCCTGCGTGTCGCCTTTGCCGGTACGCCCGAATTTGCCGCGCAGGCGCTGCGCGCCCTTCTGGACGCGGGCTATGCGGTGCCGCTGGTCCTGACCCAGCCCGACCGGCCGGCTGGCCGGGGTATGAAGCTGCAGGCCAGTCCGGTCAAGCTGATTGCCGCCGATGCGCAACTGGCCGTCCTGCAGCCTCAAGGCCTGCGGCTGGACGGGCGGTACGGCGACCAGGCCGCGCAAGCCCACGCGGCGCTGCGCGCCGCCCAGGCGGACGTGCTGGTCGTGGCCGCCTACGGTTTGATTCTGCCCACGTCGGTGCTGACCCTGCCGCGATACGGTTGTCTGAATATTCACGGCTCCCTGCTGCCGCGCTGGCGCGGTGCGGCGCCGATCCAGCGTGCCATCGAGGCGGGGGATGCGCAGACGGGCATCACCCTGATGCAGATGGATGCCGGACTCGACACTGGCGACATGTTGTTGGAGCAGGCGCTTGCGATCGACCCTGCCGACACGGCCGCCACACTGCACGATAAATTGGCCGACCTCGGGGCGGCCCTGGTGGTTCAGGGCCTGGACGCCCTGGAGCGCGGCGACTTGCATCCTCGCCGTCAGCCCGAAGTCGGGGTGACGTATGCCGCAAAGATTGCGAAAGACGAAGCCCGGATGCAGTGGACGCTGTCCGCCGATCAGCTCGCGCGAAAAGTGCGGGCGTTCACGCCCTGGCCGGGGACGCAGTTCCATCTTCCCGACGGGGCCCTGGTCAAGGTTGGCGCGGCCGAGGCCTTGCAGGCGACCTCGCCCGCCGGTCTGCCCGGTCAGGTTCTGCAGTCGAGCGCCGAGGGGCTGGATGTGTGCTGCGGCGAAGGGGTGCTGCGCATCACCCGGCTGCAAAGACCCGGCGGCACCATGCAGCATGCGGCGCAATGGCGGCAGCCCGGGCCCGATCTCACGGGGCTGATGCTGTCTTGAGTCGCACAACTTGACCCCATTGCAGGCTTGAACTTTGGTTTCGCTGCACAATCTAGCGGTGTTGTATCCAAACGTATCGGAGTAAAGCATGTTCAACGTCATGAAAACCGCCATCCTGATGGCTGCGATCACCGCGCTCTTCGTGGTGATCGGCTCGCTGCTGGGTGGCAAGCAGGGCATGATGCTGGCGCTGTTGTTCGCTTTGGGCATGAATTTCTTCAGCTACTGGTTCAGCGACAAGATGGTGCTGAAGATGTACAACGCGCAAGAGGTCGACGCCAGCAGCGCGCCGCAGTTCTATGCGATGGTGCAGGAACTCGCCCAGCGCGCCGGGCTGCCCATGCCGCGGGTCTATCTCATCCAGGAAGACGCGCCCAATGCTTTTGCCACTGGGCGCAATCCGGAGCACGCGGCGGTCGCGGCCACCACGGGCATCCTACGCGTGCTCAGCGCCCGCGAACTGCGCGGCGTGATGGCCCACGAGCTCGCGCATGTGAAGCACCGCGACATTCTGATTTCCACCATTTCGGCCACGATGGCCGGTGCCATTTCGGCGCTGGCCAATTTCGCGATGTTCTTTGGCGGACGCGATTCCGAAGGGCGCCCGGCGAACCCGATCGCCAGCATTGCCGTGGCAATCCTGGCACCCCTGGCCGCGAGCTTGATCCAGATGGCGATCTCCCGCGCCCGCGAATTCGAGGCGGACCGGGGCGGCGCCGAGATTTCGGGTGATCCCGCAGCGCTGGCCGCGGCCTTGCAGAAGATCGAGGCTTACGCGCGCGGCGTGCCGTTTCAGGCCGCCGAGGCGCATCCGGCCACGGCGCAGATGATGATTCTCAACCCTTTGCATGGGGGCGGCATCGCCAAGCTGTTCAGCACGCACCCGGCCACCGAGGAGCGCGTGGCCCGGCTGATGCAGATGGCGCAGACCGGACCAGCGCAGGCCTGGCAAGGCTGAACCGCGGCGTCATCACAAAGCAAAGCCCGGCGGGCCTCTCGGCCCGCCGGGCTTTTTGCTGGAAGCTGATTACCGACGCCTTCCGAACTGCACCCCTTCCAGGGCGCTGTCGATGATGACGCCGGCGATGCTGTACAGAATCGATCCGAGCAGCGCCGCGCCGAAGCTGCGCACTGCAAAGCCCTCGATCACGCCCGATGCGGCGTAGAACATGGCCGCGTTGAGCACAAAGAAAAACAGCCCGAGGGTCAGAATGGTGATCGGCAGAGTGAGGATGAACAGAATGGGCCGGACCAGCGCGTTGAGCAGGCCGATGAAAAACGCGGCCCACATGGCGGCCCCGAAGCCCGAGACCTGCACGCCGCTGTAGAGGTAGGCCACGGCCAGCAGGGCGCAGGCGGATAGAAGCCACTTCAGCAAGAGTTTGAGCATCGCGGGTCTCCCAGGGTTCAGCGGTCTGCGGCCAGACGTTTTGCCAGTTCGACGGCAAGCCCGGTGTAGCTGGTCGGCGTCATGGCGAGCAGGCGCTGGCGGTCGTCCTCGGGCAGATTCAGCCCGGCGATGAAGGCGCGCATCGAGTCTTCGGTGATGGCCTTGCCGCGGGTCAGCTCCTTAAGTTGCTCGTAGGGGTTGGGCAGGCCGTGCCGCCGCATGACGGTCTGTACTGGTTCGGCCAACACTTCCCAGGCGTTGTCGAGATCTTCATCGAGGCGCTGAGGATGGACCAGCAGCTTGTCGAGCCCGCGCAGCAAGGCATCCCAGGCGAGCACGCTGTGACCCAGCGCCACGCCCATATTGCGCAAGACGGTCGAGTCGGTCAGATCGCGCTGGAAACGCGAAATGGGCAGCTTGTCGCTCAGGTGGCGCAGCAGTGCGTTGGCGATGCCCAGATTGCCCTCGGCGTTCTCGAAGTCGATCGGGTTGACCTTGTGCGGCATGGTGGACGAGCCGATCTCTCCCGCCTTGGTCTTCTGCTTGAAATAGCCCCAGGAGATATAGCCCCAGATGTCGCGGCTGAGATCGATGAGCAGGGTGTTCGTGCGGGCCACGGCATCGAACAGCTCGGCCATGGCATCGTGCGGCTCGATCTGGATGGTGTAGGGGTTGAAGCTCAGCCCCAGCGACTCGACCACCTTGCGCGAGAAGGCCTCCCAGTCCACGTCGGGGTAGGCCGCCAGGTGCGCGTTGTAGTTGCCGACCGCGCCATTCATCTTGGCGGTCAGCTCGACCGACTCGATGGCCGCCATGGCGCGCTTCAGGCGATGCGCGACGTTGGCAAACTCCTTGCCCAGTGTGGTGGGGCTGGCCGTCTGGCCGTGGGTGCGCGACAGCATGGGCTGTTCGGCCAGATCGGCGGTGAGGTCGAGCAGCCGCCGCAGCACGCGCTGCAGCAAGGGCATGACGACTTCGCGGCGTGCGCCGGCAAGCATCAGACCGTGCGCGGTGTTGTTGATGTCTTCCGAGGTGCAGGCGAAGTGGAAGAACTCGGCATGGCCCTGAATGTCGGCGCGTTCGGCCGTCTGCGCCTTGAGCCAGTACTCCACGGCCTTGACGTCGTGGTTGGTGGTGCGCTCGATGGCCTTGATTTCGGCGGCCTGGGCGCTGCCGAACCCGGCCACCAGGCGGTTGAGTGCGTCGCGGGCCGATGGCGGCAAGGCGGGAAACTCGGCAAGGCCCAGGTCGGACAGGCCGATGAACCAGGCCACTTCGACCTGGACGCGGCTGCGCATCAATCCGGCCTCGGACAGATGCGCGCGCAGGGCGTCGACCTTGGCGGCATAGCGCCCATCCAGGGGAGAAAGCGCGTCCAGAGTGGACCACGCTGCGGAATGCGGGGAGGGGTTCGTGCTCATGCCGCCATTGTAGAAAGGCGCGCGCCGCCCGAGAGCTCCGGCAGTGCGATACGGGAACCCGGGTGGGGCCGCGTCGTCCCGAGGGGCCGTTGATATACTGAATCGACCTCTTTTCGCTGCACAGAACATGAAACTCATCGGCTCCCTGACCAGTCCTTACGTGCGCAAGGTGCGCATCACACTGGCCGAGAAAAAAATCGACGCCAAATGGGAGGAAGAGAACGTCTGGTCGGAGGCGACCCAGATCGGTCGCTCCAACCCCCTGGGCAAAGTGCCGTGCCTGGTGCTCGACGACGGCGAGGCGATTTTCGACTCGCGGGTCATCGTGGAGTATCTCGATACCCTCACGCCCGTGGGCAAGCTCATTCCAGCAGGTGGGCGCGAACGCGCCGAAGTGCGCACCTGGGAGGCTCTGGCTGACGGCGTGATGGACGCGGCCGCCACCGCGCGACTGGAGCAGACGTGGCCGGGGCGCGCCGAAGCCCAGCGCAGCCCGGCGTGGATCGAGCGGCAGATGGACAAGGTGGAGGCCGGGGTCAAGGCCATGTCGCACGGCCTGGGCGACAAGCCGTTTTGCTGCGGCAACCACTTGTCGCTGGCCGACATCGCCGTCGGCGCCTCGCTGGGCTATGTGGTGTTTCGTTTCCCCGACATGGGCTGGCAGCAGCAGTACCCCAATCTGGCCAAGCTCTACGACAAGCTGATGCAGCGCCCGTCGTTCCGCGACACGGCGCCGCCGCAAGGCTGATCAAAGATTCCGCGCGGCTTCAAGCGCCCACAGCAGGGCGAACCGTGCCGCCTGCAGACGGACCGCGCTGCGATCACCCGCGAACAGGGCGTGGCGTGCTTCCAGGCTCGCCGCAAGCCCCTGTCCCGTGGCGAGGCCGAACCAAACCGTGCCGACCGGTTTTGCCTCACTGCCACCGCTGGGGCCGGCAATGCCGGTGACGGCCACGGCCAGATCGGCGCGGGCGCTCAGGAGCGCGCCGCGGGCCATGGCCCGCGCGACTTCGGGGCTGACCGCGCCGACCTGCTCGAACAAGTCTGCGTCCACCCCGAGCAGATCGGTCTTCGCGGTGTTGGCGTAGGTCACGACGCCGCGCTCGAACCAGGCGCTCGATCCGGCCGCGCTGGTGACTGCGGCGGCGATCAATCCCCCGGTGCAGGATTCGGCCGTGGCCAGATGCAGGCGCCGTCGCTCCAGCGCCGGGCCCAACTCGGCCGCGAGGGTACAGAGGTCTGCGAAGTCCGGGGAAGGCAAGGTTCAGATCCAGGCGTAAAGGCGGATGCCCAAAGCCATCACCAGCAGCGTGAACGCGGCAGCGATCAGGTCGTCGAGCATGATGCCGAAGCCACCTTTCACATGCCGATCCGCCCAGCCGACCGCCAGCCACTTGCCGGCATCGAAGGCGCGAAACAGCAGAAAGGCCGCGAGCTGCTCGGCCCAGCCCGCCGGGGTGACGAGCAGCAGAATGAGCCAGAAGGCAATGATTTCGTCCCACACCACCGGCGAGGCGTCTTCGAGGCCGAGGGCCCGTGAGGTGTGGCCGCAGGCCCAGACGCCGATCAGTGTGCCCACGCCGATGACCACCGCCCAGTCCAGCGGTCCCAGCCATAGGGCGAGCAGGTCGTAGCTGGCCCAGGCGAACAGGGTGCCCGCCGTGCCGGGCGCAATCGGGGAGAGGCCGCTGCCAAAACCCAGCGCCAGGACATGCAGGGGGTTGCGCCACATGAAGCGCCAGGAGGCGCCTTGGGCTGCGGCTGGGATGGGGGTGGATGCGGTCATGGAGGCGAGGAAGAAGGGCGGAAATGATCGAATCCCGCGTAGGCATTGTCCAACACCCGTCCCTGGGCGTCGATGAGCCGCAGCCCCGGCTCGACATCGATGTGGCCGATGCGGGTGATCGGCGTGGCGGCTCGCGCCGCGGCAGCCTCGACCGCGCGGCACGCGGTCGCCGGTGCGGTGAACAGGAGCTCGTAATCGTCGCCGCCTGCGAGTTGGCACAGACGCCGCCGTGAGGGCGTCAGCGCACGCAGGGCTTCGCTGGCCGGGAGGGCATCGGCCTCGACCGTGGCGCCCACGGCGCTGGCGCGCAGGATGTGGCCGAGGTCGGCCAGCAGGCCGTCGGACACGTCGAGCGCGGCATGGGCCAGGCCGCGCAGCGCCAGTCCGAGCGCGATGCGGGGTTCGGGGCGGTCCATGCGCCTCAGGGTCGCGGTCTGGTCATGCGCATCCAGCGCCCATTCGCCAAGGCGATGACCGAGCGCCAGGCGGGCGTCGCCCACGGTTCCCGACACCCAGAGATCGTCGCCTGGCCTGGCGCCACTGCGCAGCAGAGCCAGGCCCTGGGGTACGGTGCCCAGCACGGTGACGCAGAGGTTGCGCGGGCCGCGGGTGGTGTCGCCTCCGATCAGCTCGATGTCGTGGCGGTCGGCCAGGTCTAGAAGGCCGCGCGAAAACCCTGCCAGCCACCGGGCATCGGCCTCGGGCAAAGCCATGGCCAGGGTGAAGGCCAGCGGCTTGGCGCCGATGGCGGCCAGATCGGACAGGTTGACGGCAAGGGTCTTGTGCCCCAGCGCTTCGGGGTCGGCGTCGGCGAAGAAGTGTCGCCCCTCGACCAGCATGTCGCTGGAAATGGCCAATCGTTCATTCGGGGCCGGTGCGGCCAGCAAGGCGCAATCGTCGCCCACACCGAGCACGGCGCGGCGCGGAGGACGGGTGAAGTAGCGGGCGATGAGATCGAATTCGCCGAGGGGCGCGGTCATGGTGGGTCAAGCTGGATGGGGCGTGCCATGTTCGCATATCGGCGCGCCGACAGGCTCCTACAATGACGTTTTCCCGCGCGGCGACAAGATGCGAAACGTTCACGACGGCCGCGTGAGGAGGAGACAGTCATGTCCAGCTCAGAAGACACCAAGGCCAAGCTCCGCCAGGCCGCGCTCGAGTATCACGAGTTTCCACGCCCCGGCAAACTGGCCGTCGTCGCCACCAAGCAGTTGTCCAACCAGCGCGACCTTGCGCTGGCGTATTCGCCCGGCGTGGCGTCGGCCTGCGAGGAAATCCACGCCCACCCCGACGATGCGTTCCGCTACACCGGGCGCGGCAACCTCGTGGCGGTCATCACCAACGGCACGGCGGTGCTGGGTCTGGGCGATATCGGTCCGCTGGCGGCCAAGCCCGTGATGGAAGGCAAGGCGGTGCTGTTCAAGAAGTTCGCGGGCATCGATGTATTCGACATCGAAGTGAACGAAAAAGACCCGGCGAAGCTGGTTGAAATCATCGCCGCGCTGGAGCCCACGTTCGGCGGGATCAATCTCGAAGACATCAAGGCCCCGGAGTGTTTCGAGGTTGAGCGCAAGCTGCGCACCCGCATGGGCATCCCGGTGTTCCACGACGACCAGCATGGCACCGCCATCATCGTCGGCGCGGCCATTCTCAATGGCCTGAAGGTGGTGGGCAAAGATATCGCCCAGGTCAAGCTGGTGTGCTCCGGTGCGGGCGCGGCGGCACTGGCCTGCCTGAGCCTGCTGGTCGATCTGGGTATGCCGCGCGAAAACATCTGGGTCAGCGATCTGGCCGGCGTGGTGTACGCGGGCCGGACCGAACTGATGGACGACGACAAATGTCGCTTCGCCCAGGAAACCACGGCCCGCACCCTGGCCGAGATCATTGAGGGTGCCGACGTGTTTCTCGGGTTGTCGGCCGGTGGCGTGCTCAAACCGGAGTACGCCCAGCGCATGGCGGACAAGCCCATCATCCTGGCGCTGGCCAATCCCAATCCGGAAATCCTGCCGGAAACCGCCCGTGCGGTGCGTCCCGACGCCATCATTGCCACGGGCCGATCGGACTATCCCAACCAGGTCAACAACGTCCTGTGCTTCCCCTACATTTTCCGTGGCGCGCTCGACAGCGGCGCCACCACCATCACGGCGGAAATGGAGGTGGCTGCGGTGCATGCCATTGCCGAACTGGCGCAGGCCGAACAGAGCGACGTGGTGGCAGCCACCTATGTCGGTGAACCGCTGCGTTTCGGTCCCGACTATCTCATTCCCAAGCCCTTCGACCCGCGGCTGATGATCAAGATTGCGCCGGCGGTCGCCGAGGCGGCGGCGAAGAGCGGCGTGGCGCGTCGGCCCATCGCCGACATGGAC
It includes:
- the fmt gene encoding methionyl-tRNA formyltransferase, giving the protein MRVAFAGTPEFAAQALRALLDAGYAVPLVLTQPDRPAGRGMKLQASPVKLIAADAQLAVLQPQGLRLDGRYGDQAAQAHAALRAAQADVLVVAAYGLILPTSVLTLPRYGCLNIHGSLLPRWRGAAPIQRAIEAGDAQTGITLMQMDAGLDTGDMLLEQALAIDPADTAATLHDKLADLGAALVVQGLDALERGDLHPRRQPEVGVTYAAKIAKDEARMQWTLSADQLARKVRAFTPWPGTQFHLPDGALVKVGAAEALQATSPAGLPGQVLQSSAEGLDVCCGEGVLRITRLQRPGGTMQHAAQWRQPGPDLTGLMLS
- a CDS encoding glutathione S-transferase N-terminal domain-containing protein, with product MKLIGSLTSPYVRKVRITLAEKKIDAKWEEENVWSEATQIGRSNPLGKVPCLVLDDGEAIFDSRVIVEYLDTLTPVGKLIPAGGRERAEVRTWEALADGVMDAAATARLEQTWPGRAEAQRSPAWIERQMDKVEAGVKAMSHGLGDKPFCCGNHLSLADIAVGASLGYVVFRFPDMGWQQQYPNLAKLYDKLMQRPSFRDTAPPQG
- a CDS encoding CinA family protein — translated: MPSPDFADLCTLAAELGPALERRRLHLATAESCTGGLIAAAVTSAAGSSAWFERGVVTYANTAKTDLLGVDADLFEQVGAVSPEVARAMARGALLSARADLAVAVTGIAGPSGGSEAKPVGTVWFGLATGQGLAASLEARHALFAGDRSAVRLQAARFALLWALEAARNL
- the thiL gene encoding thiamine-phosphate kinase, whose amino-acid sequence is MTAPLGEFDLIARYFTRPPRRAVLGVGDDCALLAAPAPNERLAISSDMLVEGRHFFADADPEALGHKTLAVNLSDLAAIGAKPLAFTLAMALPEADARWLAGFSRGLLDLADRHDIELIGGDTTRGPRNLCVTVLGTVPQGLALLRSGARPGDDLWVSGTVGDARLALGHRLGEWALDAHDQTATLRRMDRPEPRIALGLALRGLAHAALDVSDGLLADLGHILRASAVGATVEADALPASEALRALTPSRRRLCQLAGGDDYELLFTAPATACRAVEAAAARAATPITRIGHIDVEPGLRLIDAQGRVLDNAYAGFDHFRPSSSPP
- the htpX gene encoding zinc metalloprotease HtpX translates to MFNVMKTAILMAAITALFVVIGSLLGGKQGMMLALLFALGMNFFSYWFSDKMVLKMYNAQEVDASSAPQFYAMVQELAQRAGLPMPRVYLIQEDAPNAFATGRNPEHAAVAATTGILRVLSARELRGVMAHELAHVKHRDILISTISATMAGAISALANFAMFFGGRDSEGRPANPIASIAVAILAPLAASLIQMAISRAREFEADRGGAEISGDPAALAAALQKIEAYARGVPFQAAEAHPATAQMMILNPLHGGGIAKLFSTHPATEERVARLMQMAQTGPAQAWQG
- the purB gene encoding adenylosuccinate lyase yields the protein MSTNPSPHSAAWSTLDALSPLDGRYAAKVDALRAHLSEAGLMRSRVQVEVAWFIGLSDLGLAEFPALPPSARDALNRLVAGFGSAQAAEIKAIERTTNHDVKAVEYWLKAQTAERADIQGHAEFFHFACTSEDINNTAHGLMLAGARREVVMPLLQRVLRRLLDLTADLAEQPMLSRTHGQTASPTTLGKEFANVAHRLKRAMAAIESVELTAKMNGAVGNYNAHLAAYPDVDWEAFSRKVVESLGLSFNPYTIQIEPHDAMAELFDAVARTNTLLIDLSRDIWGYISWGYFKQKTKAGEIGSSTMPHKVNPIDFENAEGNLGIANALLRHLSDKLPISRFQRDLTDSTVLRNMGVALGHSVLAWDALLRGLDKLLVHPQRLDEDLDNAWEVLAEPVQTVMRRHGLPNPYEQLKELTRGKAITEDSMRAFIAGLNLPEDDRQRLLAMTPTSYTGLAVELAKRLAADR
- a CDS encoding phosphatidylglycerophosphatase A family protein, whose product is MTASTPIPAAAQGASWRFMWRNPLHVLALGFGSGLSPIAPGTAGTLFAWASYDLLALWLGPLDWAVVIGVGTLIGVWACGHTSRALGLEDASPVVWDEIIAFWLILLLVTPAGWAEQLAAFLLFRAFDAGKWLAVGWADRHVKGGFGIMLDDLIAAAFTLLVMALGIRLYAWI
- the def gene encoding peptide deformylase; its protein translation is MDTLTILQYPDPRLYTVAKPVAVVDDRVRALTSAMLETMYASNGVGLAATQVDVHERIIVMDTSEERNRPVVLINPEIVRHSAEEKEWEEGCLSVPGIYDKVTRPATVRVRALDAQGQSFEMDADGLTAVCIQHEMDHLLGKVFVDYLSVLKRNRIKTKMIKRQRQAA
- a CDS encoding phage holin family protein, whose translation is MLKLLLKWLLSACALLAVAYLYSGVQVSGFGAAMWAAFFIGLLNALVRPILFILTLPITILTLGLFFFVLNAAMFYAASGVIEGFAVRSFGAALLGSILYSIAGVIIDSALEGVQFGRRR
- a CDS encoding NADP-dependent malic enzyme, whose product is MSSSEDTKAKLRQAALEYHEFPRPGKLAVVATKQLSNQRDLALAYSPGVASACEEIHAHPDDAFRYTGRGNLVAVITNGTAVLGLGDIGPLAAKPVMEGKAVLFKKFAGIDVFDIEVNEKDPAKLVEIIAALEPTFGGINLEDIKAPECFEVERKLRTRMGIPVFHDDQHGTAIIVGAAILNGLKVVGKDIAQVKLVCSGAGAAALACLSLLVDLGMPRENIWVSDLAGVVYAGRTELMDDDKCRFAQETTARTLAEIIEGADVFLGLSAGGVLKPEYAQRMADKPIILALANPNPEILPETARAVRPDAIIATGRSDYPNQVNNVLCFPYIFRGALDSGATTITAEMEVAAVHAIAELAQAEQSDVVAATYVGEPLRFGPDYLIPKPFDPRLMIKIAPAVAEAAAKSGVARRPIADMDAYRDSLQQFVYQSGALMRPMFSVAKKAAKKRIVYAEGEDERVLRAVRVVVDEHLARPILVGRPAVIAKRIERFGLRLEQGRDFDVVNTDNDERYRDFWQSYHQLAGRKGVTPAMAKIEMRRRLTLISAMMLHKGEADGMLCGTWGQTHIHLHYIDQVIGRRSSANVYAAMNVLVLPGRQVALVDTHVNIDPTAAEVAEITSMAAQELRRFGIVPKAALLSHSNFGSSTAPSAVKMREALALLHQREPGLEVDGEMQGDTAVDPVLRASLLAESTLSGEANLLVFPDLDAANIAYNLLKATAGNNIAIGPILLGAAKPVHILTASSTVRRIVNMTALTVAEANL